The following proteins are encoded in a genomic region of Drosophila willistoni isolate 14030-0811.24 chromosome 3R, UCI_dwil_1.1, whole genome shotgun sequence:
- the LOC6651327 gene encoding glutamate receptor ionotropic, kainate 3 isoform X1 — protein sequence MHSECAYCVYCCRCGVKYKQSVPKNIATWTSTPTFYKACLIHVILSMVLIANALPPIIRVGAIFTENERESSLESAFKYAIYRINKEKEILPNTQLVYDIEYVPRDDSFRTTKKVCRQLDAGVQAIFGPTDSLLAGHVQSICEAYDIPHIEVRIDLESNGKEFSINLYPSYNILTMAYRDLMMYLNWTKVAVIYEEDYGLFNLMHSSTELRTEMYIRQASPDTYRQVLRAIRQKEIYKIIVDTNPANIKQFFRSILQLQMNDHRYHYMFTTFDLETYDLEDFRYNSVNITAFRLVDVGSKRYLDVIEHMQKLQHSGLDLIHGQPYLKTEAALMFDSVYTFAAGLQSLHSDSGLALTFKNLSCSSDQTWGEGLSLYNYINSATVDGLTGNVNFIEGRRTKFKIDILKLKQEQIQKVGYWEPDRGVNISDPTAFYDSNIANITLVVMTREERPYVMVKEDANLTGNARFEGFCIDLLKAIAQQVGFQYKIELVPDNMYGVYIPETNSWNGIVQELMERRADLAVASMTINYARESVIDFTKPFMNLGIGILFKVPTSQPTRLFSFMNPLAIEIWLYVLAAYILVSFALFVMARFSPYEWKNPHPCYKETDIVVNQFTISNSFWFITGTFLRQGSGLNPKISDRAQTKFFSFMNPLAIEIWVYIAFGYILVSICIWIVARLSPVEWVNSKPPCSMACDHIIHKIRKTHYNEDHLELTYLPSIKERNNGHTEMSHDQRRNASLKSDQEENVVFDLDEKAQAEFVDAKEVGFDEVTSDCDSETVELISIQNDFTLKNSFWFAIGALMQQGSDLYPRATSTRIVGGCWFFFCLIIISSYTANLAAFLTVERMISPIESASDLAEQTEISYGTLEGGSTMTFFRDSKIGIYQKMWRYMENRKSNVFVKTYEDGIKRVMEGNYAFLMESTMLDYAVQRDCNLTQIGGLLDSKGYGIATPKGSIWRDKISLAILELQEKGIIQILYDKWWKNTGDVCNRDDKSKESKANALGVENIGGVFVVLLCGLALAVVVAIFEFCWNSKKNLHTENQSLCSEMAEELRFAMHCHGSKSKQRPALKRNCLKCATGSTYVPTTLGVPNVGVHYNYFN from the exons ATGCACTCTGAGTGTGCATACTGCGTGTATTGTTGTAGGTGTGGggtaaaatataaacaaagcGTTCCAAAAAACATAGCGACATGGACATCCACCCCCACTTTTTATAAGGCTTGTTTGATACACGTGATATTGTCAATGGTTTTAATTGCAAATGCGCTTCCGCCAATAATTCGAGTGG GTGCCATTTTCACGGAAAACGAACGAGAGAGTAGCCTAGAATCGGCGTTTAAATATGCGATATACCGCATCAATaaagaaaaggaaattttGCCAAATACCCAGTTGGTATACGATATTGAGTACGTGCCACGAGATGACTCCTTTCGAACAACGAAAAAGGTTTGTCGCCAGCTGGACGCAGGGGTTCAAGCAATTTTTGGTCCCACAGATTCCCTTCTTGCTGGTCATGTGCAATCTATATGCGAAGCCTACGATATACCTCACATTGAAGTGCGCATAGATTTAGAATCTAACGGAAAGGAGTTCTCCATTAACCTTTACCCATCATACAACATCCTAACCATGGCATATCGAGATTTAATGATGTATCTCAATTGGACGAAAGTAGCAGTTATTTATGAAGAGGATTATG GTCTTTTTAATTTGATGCACTCTTCAACGGAGTTGAGAACTGAAATGTATATAAGACAAGCAAGTCCGGATACGTATCGGCAAGTTTTGCGAGCAATTCGTCAAAAAGAGATTTACAAAATAATAGTCGATACAAATCCAGCcaatataaaacaattttttcgCTCA atattGCAACTTCAAATGAACGACCATCGATATCACTACATGTTCACAACCTTT GATCTTGAAACTTATGACCTGGAAGATTTCAGATACAATAGTGTAAATATTACGGCCTTCCGATTAGTTGATGTTGGAAGTAAGCGTTATTTGGACGtcattgaacacatgcaaaaACTACAACATAGTGGGCTAGACCTAATCCATGGACAACCGTATTTAAAG ACCGAGGCAGCTCTTATGTTCGATTCGGTTTACACTTTTGCCGCCGGATTGCAGTCGTTGCATTCAGATAGTGGTCTTGCCTTGACGTTTAAGAACCTATCCTGCAGCTCCGATCAAACCTGGGGAGAGGGTCTCTCcctttataattatataaattca GCTACAGTTGATGGCTTAACCGGCAATGTAAACTTTATAGAAGGACGTCGGactaaatttaaaatagacatattaaaattaaagcaggaacaaattcaaaaagtcGGCTATTGGGAGCCCGACAGAGGCGTAAACATATCAGACCCAACAGCATTTTACGACTCGAATATCGCAAACATAACTCTGGTGGTTATGACTCGAGAA GAAAGGCCGTATGTTATGGTAAAGGAGGACGCCAATCTAACTGGAAACGCTAGATTTGAGGGATTTTGTATTGACTTGCTGAAGGCCATTGCTCAGCAGGTGGGGTTCCAGTACAAAATTGAACTTGTGCCGGATAATATGTATGGGGTTTACATACCAGAAACCAATTCTTGGAACGGTATTGTTCAGGAACTGATGGAAAGA CGGGCTGATCTGGCCGTCGCCTCTATGACTATCAACTATGCACGTGAAAGTGTTATAGACTTTACCAAGCCATTTATGAACCTGGGTATTGGAATTCTGTTTAAG GTTCCAACAAGTCAACCCACCAGACTGTTTTCCTTTATGAACCCGTTGGCCATTGAGATATGGCTGTATGTGCTAGCTGCTTATATATTAGTATCCTTCGCGCTTTTCGTCATGGCCAGATTCTCGCCCTATGAGTGGAAAAACCCCCACCCGTGCTACAAGGAAACGGATATTGTGGTGAACCAGTTTACCATATCGAACAGCTTTTGGTTCATTACTGGAACATTCTTGCGCCAAGGCTCAGGACTGAATCCAAAG ATATCAGATCGAGCTCAAACGAAATTTTTCTCGTTTATGAATCCACTTGCCATTGAAATATGGGTATATATAGCATTTGGATACATTCTTGTATCCATTTGCATTTGGATAGTGGCTCGTTTATCACCTGTGGAATGGGTTAATTCAAAGCCGCCCTGCTCTATGGCCTGCGACCATATAATACACAAGATTCGCAAAACACATTATAATGAAGACCACTTGGAACTAACTTACTTGCCCAGCATCAAGGAGCGGAATAATGGACACACTGAAATGAGCCATGATCAAAGGCGGAATGCCTCCCTAAAATCAGACCAAGAGGAAAATGTAGTGTTCGATTTAGATGAGAAAGCGCAAGCAGAATTTGTTGATGCCAAGGAAGTTGGTTTTGATGAAGTCACATCAGATTGCGATTCTGAAACCGTGGAATTAATAAGCATACAAAACGATTTCACTTTaaagaatagtttttggtttgctATTGGGGCTTTGATGCAGCAAGGGTCCGACCTATATCCCAGG GCAACGTCTACTCGAATTGTTGGCGGCTGTTGGTTCTTCTTCTGTCTAATTATAATATCATCGTACACTGCCAATCTGGCTGCATTTTTAACCGTAGAACGAATGATTTCCCCCATTGAAAGCGCGTCCGATTTGGCTGAACAGACAGAGATTTCCTATGGAACTTTAGAGGGAGGCTCTACAATGACATTTTTTAGG GATTCCAAAATTGGGATATATCAAAAAATGTGGCGGTACATGGAGAATCGAAAGTCCAATGTGTTTGTTAAAACTTACGAAGATGGCATAAAACGGGTGATGGAAGGCAACTACGCTTTTCTTATGGAATCGACCATGCTAGACTACGCAGTTCAGCGGGATTGTAATCTAACCCAAATAGGTGGCCTTCTGGACTCTAAGG GTTATGGTATTGCTACACCTAAGGGATCAATTTGGAGGGACAAAATAAGCTTGGCCATCTTGGAGCTACAAGAAAAAGGCATTATTCAGATACTTTACGACAAGTGGTGGAAAAATACTGGCGACGTTTGTAACAGAGATGACAAAAGCAAGGAGTCTAAAGCTAATGCTTTAGGCGTTGAAAACATCG GTGGCGTGTTTGTTGTTCTTCTGTGCGGACTAGCGCTTGCCGTAGTTGTGGCAATCTTTGAGTTTTGTTGGAACTCCAAGAAAAACCTCCACACCGAAAACCAATCACTGTGTTCGGAAATGGCTGAGGAACTGCGCTTTGCTATGCACTGCCATGGATCAAAATCGAAGCAAAGACCGGCACTGAAACGTAATTGCTTGAAATGTGCTACTGGATCCACTTATGTGCCTACCACCTTGGGTGTACCAAACGTCGGAGTGCATTACAACTATTTCAATTGA
- the LOC6651327 gene encoding glutamate receptor ionotropic, kainate 2 isoform X2, with protein sequence MHSECAYCVYCCRCGVKYKQSVPKNIATWTSTPTFYKACLIHVILSMVLIANALPPIIRVGAIFTENERESSLESAFKYAIYRINKEKEILPNTQLVYDIEYVPRDDSFRTTKKVCRQLDAGVQAIFGPTDSLLAGHVQSICEAYDIPHIEVRIDLESNGKEFSINLYPSYNILTMAYRDLMMYLNWTKVAVIYEEDYGLFNLMHSSTELRTEMYIRQASPDTYRQVLRAIRQKEIYKIIVDTNPANIKQFFRSILQLQMNDHRYHYMFTTFDLETYDLEDFRYNSVNITAFRLVDVGSKRYLDVIEHMQKLQHSGLDLIHGQPYLKTEAALMFDSVYTFAAGLQSLHSDSGLALTFKNLSCSSDQTWGEGLSLYNYINSATVDGLTGNVNFIEGRRTKFKIDILKLKQEQIQKVGYWEPDRGVNISDPTAFYDSNIANITLVVMTREERPYVMVKEDANLTGNARFEGFCIDLLKAIAQQVGFQYKIELVPDNMYGVYIPETNSWNGIVQELMERRADLAVASMTINYARESVIDFTKPFMNLGIGILFKISDRAQTKFFSFMNPLAIEIWVYIAFGYILVSICIWIVARLSPVEWVNSKPPCSMACDHIIHKIRKTHYNEDHLELTYLPSIKERNNGHTEMSHDQRRNASLKSDQEENVVFDLDEKAQAEFVDAKEVGFDEVTSDCDSETVELISIQNDFTLKNSFWFAIGALMQQGSDLYPRATSTRIVGGCWFFFCLIIISSYTANLAAFLTVERMISPIESASDLAEQTEISYGTLEGGSTMTFFRDSKIGIYQKMWRYMENRKSNVFVKTYEDGIKRVMEGNYAFLMESTMLDYAVQRDCNLTQIGGLLDSKGYGIATPKGSIWRDKISLAILELQEKGIIQILYDKWWKNTGDVCNRDDKSKESKANALGVENIGGVFVVLLCGLALAVVVAIFEFCWNSKKNLHTENQSLCSEMAEELRFAMHCHGSKSKQRPALKRNCLKCATGSTYVPTTLGVPNVGVHYNYFN encoded by the exons ATGCACTCTGAGTGTGCATACTGCGTGTATTGTTGTAGGTGTGGggtaaaatataaacaaagcGTTCCAAAAAACATAGCGACATGGACATCCACCCCCACTTTTTATAAGGCTTGTTTGATACACGTGATATTGTCAATGGTTTTAATTGCAAATGCGCTTCCGCCAATAATTCGAGTGG GTGCCATTTTCACGGAAAACGAACGAGAGAGTAGCCTAGAATCGGCGTTTAAATATGCGATATACCGCATCAATaaagaaaaggaaattttGCCAAATACCCAGTTGGTATACGATATTGAGTACGTGCCACGAGATGACTCCTTTCGAACAACGAAAAAGGTTTGTCGCCAGCTGGACGCAGGGGTTCAAGCAATTTTTGGTCCCACAGATTCCCTTCTTGCTGGTCATGTGCAATCTATATGCGAAGCCTACGATATACCTCACATTGAAGTGCGCATAGATTTAGAATCTAACGGAAAGGAGTTCTCCATTAACCTTTACCCATCATACAACATCCTAACCATGGCATATCGAGATTTAATGATGTATCTCAATTGGACGAAAGTAGCAGTTATTTATGAAGAGGATTATG GTCTTTTTAATTTGATGCACTCTTCAACGGAGTTGAGAACTGAAATGTATATAAGACAAGCAAGTCCGGATACGTATCGGCAAGTTTTGCGAGCAATTCGTCAAAAAGAGATTTACAAAATAATAGTCGATACAAATCCAGCcaatataaaacaattttttcgCTCA atattGCAACTTCAAATGAACGACCATCGATATCACTACATGTTCACAACCTTT GATCTTGAAACTTATGACCTGGAAGATTTCAGATACAATAGTGTAAATATTACGGCCTTCCGATTAGTTGATGTTGGAAGTAAGCGTTATTTGGACGtcattgaacacatgcaaaaACTACAACATAGTGGGCTAGACCTAATCCATGGACAACCGTATTTAAAG ACCGAGGCAGCTCTTATGTTCGATTCGGTTTACACTTTTGCCGCCGGATTGCAGTCGTTGCATTCAGATAGTGGTCTTGCCTTGACGTTTAAGAACCTATCCTGCAGCTCCGATCAAACCTGGGGAGAGGGTCTCTCcctttataattatataaattca GCTACAGTTGATGGCTTAACCGGCAATGTAAACTTTATAGAAGGACGTCGGactaaatttaaaatagacatattaaaattaaagcaggaacaaattcaaaaagtcGGCTATTGGGAGCCCGACAGAGGCGTAAACATATCAGACCCAACAGCATTTTACGACTCGAATATCGCAAACATAACTCTGGTGGTTATGACTCGAGAA GAAAGGCCGTATGTTATGGTAAAGGAGGACGCCAATCTAACTGGAAACGCTAGATTTGAGGGATTTTGTATTGACTTGCTGAAGGCCATTGCTCAGCAGGTGGGGTTCCAGTACAAAATTGAACTTGTGCCGGATAATATGTATGGGGTTTACATACCAGAAACCAATTCTTGGAACGGTATTGTTCAGGAACTGATGGAAAGA CGGGCTGATCTGGCCGTCGCCTCTATGACTATCAACTATGCACGTGAAAGTGTTATAGACTTTACCAAGCCATTTATGAACCTGGGTATTGGAATTCTGTTTAAG ATATCAGATCGAGCTCAAACGAAATTTTTCTCGTTTATGAATCCACTTGCCATTGAAATATGGGTATATATAGCATTTGGATACATTCTTGTATCCATTTGCATTTGGATAGTGGCTCGTTTATCACCTGTGGAATGGGTTAATTCAAAGCCGCCCTGCTCTATGGCCTGCGACCATATAATACACAAGATTCGCAAAACACATTATAATGAAGACCACTTGGAACTAACTTACTTGCCCAGCATCAAGGAGCGGAATAATGGACACACTGAAATGAGCCATGATCAAAGGCGGAATGCCTCCCTAAAATCAGACCAAGAGGAAAATGTAGTGTTCGATTTAGATGAGAAAGCGCAAGCAGAATTTGTTGATGCCAAGGAAGTTGGTTTTGATGAAGTCACATCAGATTGCGATTCTGAAACCGTGGAATTAATAAGCATACAAAACGATTTCACTTTaaagaatagtttttggtttgctATTGGGGCTTTGATGCAGCAAGGGTCCGACCTATATCCCAGG GCAACGTCTACTCGAATTGTTGGCGGCTGTTGGTTCTTCTTCTGTCTAATTATAATATCATCGTACACTGCCAATCTGGCTGCATTTTTAACCGTAGAACGAATGATTTCCCCCATTGAAAGCGCGTCCGATTTGGCTGAACAGACAGAGATTTCCTATGGAACTTTAGAGGGAGGCTCTACAATGACATTTTTTAGG GATTCCAAAATTGGGATATATCAAAAAATGTGGCGGTACATGGAGAATCGAAAGTCCAATGTGTTTGTTAAAACTTACGAAGATGGCATAAAACGGGTGATGGAAGGCAACTACGCTTTTCTTATGGAATCGACCATGCTAGACTACGCAGTTCAGCGGGATTGTAATCTAACCCAAATAGGTGGCCTTCTGGACTCTAAGG GTTATGGTATTGCTACACCTAAGGGATCAATTTGGAGGGACAAAATAAGCTTGGCCATCTTGGAGCTACAAGAAAAAGGCATTATTCAGATACTTTACGACAAGTGGTGGAAAAATACTGGCGACGTTTGTAACAGAGATGACAAAAGCAAGGAGTCTAAAGCTAATGCTTTAGGCGTTGAAAACATCG GTGGCGTGTTTGTTGTTCTTCTGTGCGGACTAGCGCTTGCCGTAGTTGTGGCAATCTTTGAGTTTTGTTGGAACTCCAAGAAAAACCTCCACACCGAAAACCAATCACTGTGTTCGGAAATGGCTGAGGAACTGCGCTTTGCTATGCACTGCCATGGATCAAAATCGAAGCAAAGACCGGCACTGAAACGTAATTGCTTGAAATGTGCTACTGGATCCACTTATGTGCCTACCACCTTGGGTGTACCAAACGTCGGAGTGCATTACAACTATTTCAATTGA
- the LOC6651327 gene encoding glutamate receptor ionotropic, kainate 2 isoform X3 has protein sequence MHSECAYCVYCCRCGVKYKQSVPKNIATWTSTPTFYKACLIHVILSMVLIANALPPIIRVGAIFTENERESSLESAFKYAIYRINKEKEILPNTQLVYDIEYVPRDDSFRTTKKVCRQLDAGVQAIFGPTDSLLAGHVQSICEAYDIPHIEVRIDLESNGKEFSINLYPSYNILTMAYRDLMMYLNWTKVAVIYEEDYGLFNLMHSSTELRTEMYIRQASPDTYRQVLRAIRQKEIYKIIVDTNPANIKQFFRSILQLQMNDHRYHYMFTTFDLETYDLEDFRYNSVNITAFRLVDVGSKRYLDVIEHMQKLQHSGLDLIHGQPYLKTEAALMFDSVYTFAAGLQSLHSDSGLALTFKNLSCSSDQTWGEGLSLYNYINSATVDGLTGNVNFIEGRRTKFKIDILKLKQEQIQKVGYWEPDRGVNISDPTAFYDSNIANITLVVMTREERPYVMVKEDANLTGNARFEGFCIDLLKAIAQQVGFQYKIELVPDNMYGVYIPETNSWNGIVQELMERRADLAVASMTINYARESVIDFTKPFMNLGIGILFKVPTSQPTRLFSFMNPLAIEIWLYVLAAYILVSFALFVMARFSPYEWKNPHPCYKETDIVVNQFTISNSFWFITGTFLRQGSGLNPKATSTRIVGGCWFFFCLIIISSYTANLAAFLTVERMISPIESASDLAEQTEISYGTLEGGSTMTFFRDSKIGIYQKMWRYMENRKSNVFVKTYEDGIKRVMEGNYAFLMESTMLDYAVQRDCNLTQIGGLLDSKGYGIATPKGSIWRDKISLAILELQEKGIIQILYDKWWKNTGDVCNRDDKSKESKANALGVENIGGVFVVLLCGLALAVVVAIFEFCWNSKKNLHTENQSLCSEMAEELRFAMHCHGSKSKQRPALKRNCLKCATGSTYVPTTLGVPNVGVHYNYFN, from the exons ATGCACTCTGAGTGTGCATACTGCGTGTATTGTTGTAGGTGTGGggtaaaatataaacaaagcGTTCCAAAAAACATAGCGACATGGACATCCACCCCCACTTTTTATAAGGCTTGTTTGATACACGTGATATTGTCAATGGTTTTAATTGCAAATGCGCTTCCGCCAATAATTCGAGTGG GTGCCATTTTCACGGAAAACGAACGAGAGAGTAGCCTAGAATCGGCGTTTAAATATGCGATATACCGCATCAATaaagaaaaggaaattttGCCAAATACCCAGTTGGTATACGATATTGAGTACGTGCCACGAGATGACTCCTTTCGAACAACGAAAAAGGTTTGTCGCCAGCTGGACGCAGGGGTTCAAGCAATTTTTGGTCCCACAGATTCCCTTCTTGCTGGTCATGTGCAATCTATATGCGAAGCCTACGATATACCTCACATTGAAGTGCGCATAGATTTAGAATCTAACGGAAAGGAGTTCTCCATTAACCTTTACCCATCATACAACATCCTAACCATGGCATATCGAGATTTAATGATGTATCTCAATTGGACGAAAGTAGCAGTTATTTATGAAGAGGATTATG GTCTTTTTAATTTGATGCACTCTTCAACGGAGTTGAGAACTGAAATGTATATAAGACAAGCAAGTCCGGATACGTATCGGCAAGTTTTGCGAGCAATTCGTCAAAAAGAGATTTACAAAATAATAGTCGATACAAATCCAGCcaatataaaacaattttttcgCTCA atattGCAACTTCAAATGAACGACCATCGATATCACTACATGTTCACAACCTTT GATCTTGAAACTTATGACCTGGAAGATTTCAGATACAATAGTGTAAATATTACGGCCTTCCGATTAGTTGATGTTGGAAGTAAGCGTTATTTGGACGtcattgaacacatgcaaaaACTACAACATAGTGGGCTAGACCTAATCCATGGACAACCGTATTTAAAG ACCGAGGCAGCTCTTATGTTCGATTCGGTTTACACTTTTGCCGCCGGATTGCAGTCGTTGCATTCAGATAGTGGTCTTGCCTTGACGTTTAAGAACCTATCCTGCAGCTCCGATCAAACCTGGGGAGAGGGTCTCTCcctttataattatataaattca GCTACAGTTGATGGCTTAACCGGCAATGTAAACTTTATAGAAGGACGTCGGactaaatttaaaatagacatattaaaattaaagcaggaacaaattcaaaaagtcGGCTATTGGGAGCCCGACAGAGGCGTAAACATATCAGACCCAACAGCATTTTACGACTCGAATATCGCAAACATAACTCTGGTGGTTATGACTCGAGAA GAAAGGCCGTATGTTATGGTAAAGGAGGACGCCAATCTAACTGGAAACGCTAGATTTGAGGGATTTTGTATTGACTTGCTGAAGGCCATTGCTCAGCAGGTGGGGTTCCAGTACAAAATTGAACTTGTGCCGGATAATATGTATGGGGTTTACATACCAGAAACCAATTCTTGGAACGGTATTGTTCAGGAACTGATGGAAAGA CGGGCTGATCTGGCCGTCGCCTCTATGACTATCAACTATGCACGTGAAAGTGTTATAGACTTTACCAAGCCATTTATGAACCTGGGTATTGGAATTCTGTTTAAG GTTCCAACAAGTCAACCCACCAGACTGTTTTCCTTTATGAACCCGTTGGCCATTGAGATATGGCTGTATGTGCTAGCTGCTTATATATTAGTATCCTTCGCGCTTTTCGTCATGGCCAGATTCTCGCCCTATGAGTGGAAAAACCCCCACCCGTGCTACAAGGAAACGGATATTGTGGTGAACCAGTTTACCATATCGAACAGCTTTTGGTTCATTACTGGAACATTCTTGCGCCAAGGCTCAGGACTGAATCCAAAG GCAACGTCTACTCGAATTGTTGGCGGCTGTTGGTTCTTCTTCTGTCTAATTATAATATCATCGTACACTGCCAATCTGGCTGCATTTTTAACCGTAGAACGAATGATTTCCCCCATTGAAAGCGCGTCCGATTTGGCTGAACAGACAGAGATTTCCTATGGAACTTTAGAGGGAGGCTCTACAATGACATTTTTTAGG GATTCCAAAATTGGGATATATCAAAAAATGTGGCGGTACATGGAGAATCGAAAGTCCAATGTGTTTGTTAAAACTTACGAAGATGGCATAAAACGGGTGATGGAAGGCAACTACGCTTTTCTTATGGAATCGACCATGCTAGACTACGCAGTTCAGCGGGATTGTAATCTAACCCAAATAGGTGGCCTTCTGGACTCTAAGG GTTATGGTATTGCTACACCTAAGGGATCAATTTGGAGGGACAAAATAAGCTTGGCCATCTTGGAGCTACAAGAAAAAGGCATTATTCAGATACTTTACGACAAGTGGTGGAAAAATACTGGCGACGTTTGTAACAGAGATGACAAAAGCAAGGAGTCTAAAGCTAATGCTTTAGGCGTTGAAAACATCG GTGGCGTGTTTGTTGTTCTTCTGTGCGGACTAGCGCTTGCCGTAGTTGTGGCAATCTTTGAGTTTTGTTGGAACTCCAAGAAAAACCTCCACACCGAAAACCAATCACTGTGTTCGGAAATGGCTGAGGAACTGCGCTTTGCTATGCACTGCCATGGATCAAAATCGAAGCAAAGACCGGCACTGAAACGTAATTGCTTGAAATGTGCTACTGGATCCACTTATGTGCCTACCACCTTGGGTGTACCAAACGTCGGAGTGCATTACAACTATTTCAATTGA